Proteins found in one Campylobacter lari genomic segment:
- a CDS encoding FxsA family protein — protein MIARINISAFLILELIASILFIAFFGFLNFFMIVFASMFLGAMFLAKTWTNLITMQNTNTNLFGMIKLFSLTIVGILLLIPGILSTFLGILLLFFMMALKLFTKQKRKYHHQTNNEEEIIDVEIIQEHKKCN, from the coding sequence ATGATAGCAAGAATAAATATAAGTGCATTTTTGATTTTAGAATTAATTGCTAGTATTTTATTTATAGCCTTTTTTGGTTTTTTAAATTTTTTTATGATAGTTTTTGCAAGTATGTTTTTAGGAGCAATGTTTTTAGCAAAGACTTGGACAAATCTCATTACTATGCAAAATACTAACACGAATTTATTTGGTATGATTAAATTATTTTCCTTAACTATAGTAGGAATTTTACTTTTAATACCAGGAATTTTAAGTACATTTTTAGGAATTTTGCTTTTATTTTTTATGATGGCACTAAAACTTTTTACAAAACAAAAAAGAAAATATCATCATCAAACAAATAATGAAGAAGAAATCATAGATGTAGAAATCATACAGGAGCATAAAAAATGCAATTAA
- a CDS encoding proline--tRNA ligase — translation MMKFSKFYAISTKENPKDATLPSHIFLVKGAFVEQIGSGLYNFLPLGKRVLDKIKNIIKEEMDKAGALEVNLSFNTPAELWKESGRFNVFGKELLRFKDRKENDFVLGPTHEEAMVALVRNKINSYKQLPLHLYQIGLKFRDEARPRFGLLRCREFLMKDGYSFHANEADLDKEFNLMYETYSKILTRLGLEFRAVEADSGAIGGSGSKEFMVLAKNGEDDILLCEHCDYAANIEAAKRAKKSCEDERPEADFATQFHTPNVKTIEELAEFFKINPYYTIKAIAKKAIYENEEKIVVFFIRGDDELQEVKALNAANALELVDVSEEELEKAGLVPGFIGFVGLNGVDFYIDHELENETNMIIGANKKDYHLVGINVVNLNKERFKDLAAVKEHDLCPKCQHKLKQSKGIEVGHIFKLGNKYSKAMNASYLDENGKAQFFTMGCYGMGVSRLVAVAIEASHDEKGCIWNKTLAPFVLDIIVSNIKDTKAMEFAEQIYTHFRDKEILFDDRNERFGVKINDFELMGFPYALVIGKGLENNEVELIHRNTLEKQVLKTQEVISHLEKIL, via the coding sequence ATCATGAAATTTAGTAAATTTTATGCCATAAGTACAAAAGAAAATCCAAAAGACGCTACTTTACCAAGTCATATATTTTTAGTTAAAGGTGCCTTTGTAGAACAAATTGGAAGTGGTTTGTATAATTTTTTACCTTTAGGAAAAAGAGTTTTAGATAAGATTAAAAATATCATCAAAGAAGAAATGGATAAAGCGGGAGCTTTAGAAGTAAATTTAAGTTTTAATACTCCAGCTGAACTTTGGAAAGAAAGTGGAAGATTTAATGTTTTTGGCAAAGAGCTTTTACGCTTTAAAGATAGAAAAGAAAATGATTTTGTCTTAGGGCCAACTCATGAAGAAGCTATGGTGGCTTTAGTAAGAAATAAAATAAATTCTTACAAACAACTTCCTTTACATTTATATCAAATAGGACTTAAATTTAGAGATGAAGCTAGACCTAGATTTGGACTTTTAAGATGTAGAGAATTTTTAATGAAAGATGGTTATAGTTTTCATGCTAATGAAGCTGATTTAGACAAAGAATTTAATCTTATGTATGAAACTTATAGTAAAATTCTTACAAGATTAGGACTTGAATTTAGAGCTGTTGAAGCTGATAGCGGGGCTATTGGTGGAAGCGGTTCAAAAGAATTTATGGTTTTGGCTAAAAATGGCGAGGATGATATATTATTATGTGAGCATTGTGATTATGCTGCAAATATTGAAGCAGCAAAAAGAGCTAAAAAAAGTTGCGAAGATGAAAGACCAGAAGCTGACTTTGCTACACAATTTCACACTCCAAATGTAAAAACTATAGAAGAATTAGCAGAATTTTTTAAAATTAACCCTTACTATACTATTAAAGCTATTGCTAAAAAAGCTATTTATGAAAATGAAGAAAAAATTGTAGTATTTTTTATACGCGGTGATGATGAATTACAAGAAGTTAAAGCACTAAATGCGGCAAATGCACTAGAATTAGTTGATGTAAGTGAAGAAGAATTAGAAAAAGCAGGTTTAGTGCCAGGATTTATCGGTTTTGTAGGATTAAATGGAGTTGATTTTTATATTGATCATGAGCTTGAAAATGAAACAAATATGATTATTGGAGCAAATAAAAAAGATTATCATTTAGTCGGAATCAATGTTGTAAATTTAAATAAAGAGCGCTTTAAAGATCTTGCGGCAGTTAAAGAGCATGATCTTTGTCCAAAATGCCAACACAAGCTTAAGCAAAGCAAAGGTATTGAAGTAGGGCATATTTTTAAACTTGGAAATAAATACTCAAAAGCAATGAATGCAAGCTATTTAGATGAAAATGGTAAAGCTCAATTTTTCACTATGGGTTGTTATGGTATGGGTGTTAGTCGTTTGGTTGCGGTTGCCATAGAAGCAAGCCATGATGAAAAAGGCTGTATTTGGAATAAAACTTTAGCTCCTTTTGTTTTAGATATCATCGTTTCTAATATAAAAGATACAAAAGCTATGGAATTTGCTGAGCAAATTTACACTCATTTTAGAGATAAAGAAATTTTATTTGATGATAGAAATGAGCGTTTTGGTGTAAAGATTAATGATTTTGAATTAATGGGCTTTCCTTATGCTTTAGTTATAGGCAAAGGCTTAGAAAATAATGAAGTAGAGTTAATCCATAGAAATACCTTAGAAAAACAAGTTTTAAAAACCCAAGAAGTAATTTCACACTTAGAGAAAATTCTATGA
- the hemA gene encoding glutamyl-tRNA reductase, producing MHYYCISFTHKNTDIATREKLSFSNEDKKRELLKLIHTNNKILESLVLSTCNRVEIFLFVGNIESINEHILKTLSLLCGVDKENLSTKADFYEDSGAIHHLFSVASSLDSLVIGETQIAGQLKDAYKFALQEQRCGVHLTRAVHYAFKCAANVRNQTEISKNPISVASVAVAKAKELLNLENKTAVVVGAGEMSELACKHLLNAKAKVLILNRDIQNAQKLCEDLGENASCESIANLKEALNQYEIFFSATNAPHAIITNDLLEEKDYKRYFFDIAVPRDIDVKANEKNIVYAVDDLEEVVRKNLTLREHQAQIAYSIVGTMTNEFFQHLSKLATLPLVKQLRLQADKIAKEQLQKAIDKGYLKHSNHEEARKLIRQVMNAFLHHPSVNLKKLSGTMQNDSVVNAMRYVFDLKNENMEGLNLYKCEFNLENNHEI from the coding sequence ATGCATTATTATTGTATCAGTTTTACACATAAAAATACAGATATTGCTACCAGAGAAAAACTTTCCTTTTCTAATGAAGATAAAAAAAGAGAGTTGTTAAAGTTAATCCATACTAATAATAAAATTTTAGAAAGCCTAGTACTTAGTACTTGTAATAGGGTTGAAATTTTTCTTTTTGTTGGGAATATTGAAAGCATTAATGAGCATATTTTAAAAACACTTAGTTTGCTTTGTGGAGTTGATAAAGAAAATTTAAGCACTAAGGCTGATTTTTACGAAGACAGTGGAGCTATTCATCATTTATTTTCCGTAGCAAGTTCGCTTGATAGTTTGGTTATTGGTGAAACACAAATTGCTGGACAATTAAAAGATGCTTATAAATTTGCCCTGCAAGAGCAAAGATGTGGTGTGCATTTAACTAGAGCGGTGCATTATGCTTTTAAATGTGCAGCAAATGTTAGAAATCAAACCGAAATTTCTAAAAATCCTATTTCAGTTGCTTCAGTAGCAGTAGCAAAAGCCAAAGAACTCCTAAATTTAGAAAATAAAACTGCAGTTGTAGTAGGTGCAGGGGAAATGAGCGAACTAGCCTGTAAGCATTTATTAAATGCTAAGGCCAAAGTATTAATATTAAATAGAGATATACAAAATGCCCAAAAGCTTTGTGAGGATTTGGGTGAAAATGCAAGTTGTGAAAGTATTGCAAATTTAAAAGAAGCATTAAATCAATATGAGATATTTTTTAGCGCCACAAATGCTCCGCATGCTATTATAACTAATGATTTATTAGAAGAAAAAGATTATAAAAGATATTTTTTTGATATAGCGGTGCCTAGGGATATTGATGTAAAAGCAAATGAAAAAAATATAGTCTATGCTGTTGATGATTTAGAAGAAGTTGTAAGAAAAAATTTAACTCTAAGAGAACACCAAGCCCAAATCGCTTATTCTATAGTAGGAACTATGACAAATGAATTTTTTCAACATCTAAGCAAACTAGCAACCTTACCTTTAGTGAAACAACTACGTTTACAAGCTGATAAAATCGCTAAAGAACAATTACAAAAGGCTATAGATAAAGGATATTTAAAACACTCAAACCATGAAGAAGCAAGAAAGCTTATAAGACAAGTAATGAATGCCTTTTTACATCATCCTAGTGTAAATTTAAAAAAGCTAAGTGGAACTATGCAAAATGATTCAGTAGTTAATGCTATGCGTTATGTGTTTGATTTAAAAAATGAAAATATGGAAGGTTTAAACCTTTATAAATGTGAATTTAATTTGGAGAATAATCATGAAATTTAG
- a CDS encoding polyprenyl synthetase family protein, with protein MQKIDQYMHEFLSELNYKPILIMSSKLQGGKKLRSKLLLKIAGESDISYKICAIIELIHAASLLHDDVIDEAKLRRGVKSINAQFGAKNAIMLGDILYSKAFYELSLIDLKLAKIISNAVVMLSVGELMDVNLSETFNTDKNAYLQMIYNKTAVLIEASARCGAILAGLDENDFAEYGKNLGLAFQIVDDILDIKGDEQTLGKPVMNDFKEGKTTLAYMYLCEKLNPQDQEILKSYYKKDLSADELNWIKNKMQEYGIFNQVGQELNTYANNALNAIKKYNIKVLEDIIKSMIEREF; from the coding sequence GTGCAAAAGATCGATCAATATATGCATGAATTTTTATCCGAGCTAAACTACAAGCCTATTTTAATCATGAGTTCAAAACTTCAAGGTGGTAAAAAATTACGCTCAAAATTACTTTTAAAAATAGCTGGAGAAAGTGATATTAGCTATAAAATCTGTGCTATTATAGAGTTAATTCATGCTGCAAGTTTATTGCATGATGATGTGATTGATGAGGCAAAATTAAGAAGAGGCGTAAAGTCTATTAATGCACAATTTGGAGCCAAAAATGCCATCATGCTTGGAGATATCTTATATTCAAAAGCTTTCTATGAACTTTCTTTGATTGATTTAAAATTAGCAAAAATTATCTCTAATGCCGTTGTAATGCTTTCTGTTGGCGAGTTAATGGATGTAAATTTAAGTGAAACTTTCAATACTGATAAAAATGCTTATTTGCAAATGATATATAATAAAACAGCGGTTTTAATCGAAGCTAGTGCAAGATGCGGAGCAATACTTGCCGGTTTAGATGAAAATGATTTTGCAGAATATGGTAAAAATTTGGGTTTGGCTTTTCAAATTGTAGATGATATTTTAGATATTAAAGGCGATGAACAAACCTTGGGAAAACCAGTTATGAATGATTTTAAAGAAGGTAAAACTACTCTTGCTTATATGTATTTATGTGAAAAATTAAATCCACAAGATCAAGAAATACTTAAGTCTTATTATAAGAAAGATTTAAGTGCGGATGAGCTTAATTGGATTAAAAATAAAATGCAAGAATATGGAATTTTTAATCAAGTTGGCCAAGAATTAAATACTTATGCAAATAACGCCTTAAACGCTATAAAAAAATACAATATAAAAGTTTTAGAAGATATTATCAAAAGTATGATAGAAAGGGAATTTTAA
- a CDS encoding exporting protein: MLNFLKAEVFFDYTYKFTLNKDEKASVKIKEIDYPDEIYYFDFSWTLFDQTNIIVHSRYKKYPRQFVMSLRRNLNWVDQTLVPDYKNPHIDRARLILEFSDFKKGEAIFTIYIEDRDKRLEIEFLDPRKANLNQN; encoded by the coding sequence ATGCTTAATTTTTTAAAGGCTGAAGTATTTTTTGATTATACTTATAAATTTACTTTAAACAAAGATGAAAAAGCAAGTGTAAAAATAAAAGAAATTGACTATCCTGATGAGATTTATTATTTTGACTTTTCATGGACTTTGTTTGATCAAACTAATATCATTGTTCATTCAAGATATAAAAAATACCCTAGACAATTTGTGATGTCTTTAAGAAGAAATTTAAATTGGGTTGATCAAACCTTAGTGCCTGATTATAAAAACCCTCATATAGATAGAGCAAGACTAATACTTGAATTTAGTGATTTTAAAAAAGGTGAAGCTATTTTTACTATATATATAGAAGATAGAGATAAAAGATTAGAAATAGAATTTTTAGACCCTAGAAAAGCTAATCTTAACCAAAACTAA
- a CDS encoding DUF2018 family protein: protein MDIFDEMFAKNPKEKFIETIKYANLGALENVLEKLLADHIAMIELLEKNNLNEADVAQFQMENSLLIDERKNDFYIGLSAEILGHEG, encoded by the coding sequence ATGGATATTTTTGATGAAATGTTTGCAAAAAACCCTAAAGAAAAATTTATCGAAACAATAAAATATGCAAATTTAGGGGCATTGGAAAATGTTTTAGAAAAATTATTAGCCGATCATATTGCTATGATAGAGCTTTTAGAAAAAAATAATTTAAATGAAGCTGATGTAGCGCAATTTCAAATGGAAAATTCACTCTTAATAGATGAGAGAAAAAATGATTTTTATATAGGTTTAAGTGCTGAAATTTTAGGGCATGAGGGTTGA
- a CDS encoding HAD family hydrolase: protein MINVIFDMDGTLIDSANAIVCAVNEIRADLNLEPLKREFVLDTINTPGQNYAKIFYGVDTYSHTSFKEGYEKYFIKHYNQSVVLFDGVLEVLEFCKKNDCYLAIATNAPQESLVPILKKQNILSYFDKILGVSYGIEAKPDPMMLRLIADEAKYEKSVFIGDSLKDRLCAKNAKMDYIHISWHKEIKNLDEANDKTTLIEKIQTHMKG from the coding sequence TTGATAAATGTGATTTTTGATATGGATGGCACGCTTATAGATAGTGCCAATGCCATAGTGTGTGCAGTAAATGAAATAAGAGCAGATTTAAATTTAGAACCTTTAAAAAGAGAGTTTGTTTTAGATACTATCAATACTCCTGGACAAAATTATGCTAAGATTTTTTACGGGGTTGATACTTACTCACATACTAGTTTTAAAGAAGGTTATGAGAAGTATTTTATTAAGCATTATAATCAAAGTGTTGTGCTTTTTGATGGTGTGCTTGAAGTTTTGGAATTTTGTAAAAAAAATGATTGCTATTTAGCTATAGCTACTAATGCACCTCAAGAAAGCTTAGTGCCTATTTTAAAAAAACAAAACATTCTTTCATATTTTGACAAAATATTAGGTGTTAGTTATGGTATAGAAGCCAAACCTGATCCTATGATGCTAAGATTAATCGCAGATGAAGCAAAATATGAAAAAAGTGTTTTTATAGGCGATAGCTTAAAAGATAGACTTTGTGCTAAGAATGCTAAAATGGATTATATACATATTTCTTGGCATAAAGAAATTAAAAACTTAGATGAAGCTAACGATAAAACCACTTTAATAGAAAAAATTCAAACTCACATGAAAGGTTGA